TACTTGAATCATTCCATGACCATAAACATTCTGAAGTAGAAGCTATAATAGTATCGAAGAGGATATATTAGGAACTTTATTACTCATGGAGCAGTTTTAGTTAAACCGTGCCAAAGCCTACTAATGGCACTTCCCTACCCTAGATGATGACGATAGTTTGGTCTATTATTGCATATAGATTctgaatttcaagatttcacGATGCCAGAATAATCCTCTTCACCACGATAACGGCTTCTACTACCAATGTTACTGCAACTAAATATAAAAAGGTGTTAGCCATATCAGCAGCAATTCACTGACACATTCCATATTTGGTTCATTAAGTTCATTTTTGTGAGAGGTAGTGTAACTGGGTGGTGCAGTACAACATCAAGTAGCAGCCTAATTATGCATGCTTAATGTCTGAATAGTTTAGAACAAAATGAAGGCTGAAAGGTGTTGCTGCCAGCTGGTTGGTAAAAATAGCCCTTAACAGACcttataagaagaaaaattggaaaacaaaaaagaacagCTCTTAAACCGCAGTCCCTTTGCTCATGTTGAGTTTAGAAAAAACTCTAATGTGAAGAGCCAAATGATCAAAGTTTTGCTGACAAGTTTTGAGTGTGTCATCAAGTATTTGTGTTTTTGCATGTCAAGCGTACTGCATCATCTGCTTGTAAGTGGAGAACATAGGTTGATAGCCCCCCCCCCTCCCTCCCTCCTTTCCAATATGTggaaaaattgtattttatgtaAGCTTGACTTCGTTAGGATGGGATCCAGTGATTTTTTGTAAACTAAGATCATCCTGCTTGCAGCTACTCACATATGGCAGAAGGATTCCAGCTACAGAGCTGTTTGCAAGGGTTGATGCTGTGGATGCTAGCACCATCAAACGAGTTGCAAACAGATTTATCTTTGATCAGGTAggattcaaaaatatttgagaCATGGGAGTTCATTTCTATGAAACAATCTTGTTCACTCAACTTACCTTTATCTTATTTTCTGAGTTTAAACCaaaattttcttccttttggCAGGATGTTGCTATATCCGCGCTGGGGCCTATCCAGACACTACCTGATTATAACTGGTTCAGACGCAGAACCTACATGCTCCGTTATTAGacgattctttttttttttggagttgTAATGCATCACAATTACACACCTCGCTCGACCATTCCAAACTTGGACATATAGGTCTTACTTTTCCAATTCTTCCTCTTGCCTACCTTCTGGTTTTGTAACGGTTTTGTAGCTTTTCCCTATAAAATAAGCGgcctatatttaataatttggTTGTTGACGtttgttttcatattctttgAAAAATTGTACTCGTAGATGCAAATTAACATGGTTTACCCTGTTCTTTTTATATGAAATCAAGAATGCTATGGACCTTCATTCAAAAATTGTCTTGAATCTCTTCTTGGTATTCAATGCAGTAAATTTCAAACTTAATGAGGTTGGGTTATCTATGATAGCCTTGCTAAAGCTGTTTTCAGTTCGACGTTCTGGTCGTTGGTACGTTTAGTAATTGAAGTTCACAAAGCAAATTCTGGACCAGTGTGAATACGAGCCGATTGCGTGCAAGTGAGACGCACACGGCTAATCGGAGAATTAAGTTTTTAGAAATTGTTATTCTGGCAATGGGATTGAATTAGTGCAGATGAGTTAAGGCAAGACGAGTTATAGGAAAAATAACTTGTGCATGATAAACTTCAGGCAGAATGGAATGATTCAACAAATTCTTACTTATCACCAAAATAAGAAAAGGCTTCTTCTAACCTGCACGTTTGCTCATTTCATATTCGTGATGCTACTACTTAGTACTTACCAAGGTAACATGATTCACCTATAAATTAGCTTGAGGAGTTGAGATAAGGCATATTCCTGGCAATGGAAACTCATGTTGTAGAATGCTCACAAAAGCAAGAGGAAGGTGAACACATTTTCCGGAGTAGATATCCTCCAGTCCATGTACCAGACAATGTGACTCTCCCAGAATTTGTACTTCATAATGTAGAGTTATACGCTGACAGACTGGCGTTTGTGGATGCTACCACGGGCAAAGGCTACACATATGGCGAAGTTGAAAGAGATGTAAGGAGGTTTGCCAAGGCCTTGAGGTCCCTTGGCTTAAGAAAAGGAAGGGTTGTGTTGGTAGTGCTTCCAAATGTACCGGAATATGCTATTGTTGCTCTTGGAATCATGGCTGCTGGTGGTGTCTTTTCAGGTGCAAATCCAGCAGCTCATTCATCCGAAATTATGAAACAAGTTGAATCTGCTGATGGCAAGCTTATTGTCTCTGATCTACCCACCTATCACAAGGTAAGTAAGCTTCCAACTTATCAGTGGATTATGTAGAATTTTGCCTTACAGTGTCTGCACATTATCTATGATTTGTGTATGGGGTTACAGAGGTTTTAAGGCTTTACTTCTTGTTCAATCGATGTTTATTATATACACACGGGCACGTACTTGTTTAAGAAATTTGAGATGACACCTCTTGTAGAAGAGTGTCTTCAGATGGCTCATTAGGACCAAACTTCTTGGACTTGTTATTCGTATTGGTCCAACTAAAACTTGCCTTTTACTATGATCGAAAACAAGATGCTTTCATCTTCCAACTAAATAATGGAAATTGCAGGTGAAAGATTGTGGGCTGCCAGTAATAATACTAGGCGAAGAACGTGTAGAAGGGACAATTCATTGGGATGAATTGCTCGAAGCTGCAGATCGTGCCAGTTCCAGAACTGATCACGTAACAAAccaagaagatgaaattgtgcAACAAAGTGATCTATGTGCACTGCCCTTTTCATCAGGCACGACAGGACTATCCAAGGGAGTGATGTTAACACACAGAAACCTAGTAGCAAACCTCTGCTCTACACTCTTTAGTATTAGTCCAGAAATGATAGGTCAAGTTACAATACTAGGTCTGATACCATTCTTTCACATTTATGGTATAACTGGAATCTGTTGTGCAACCATTAGGAACAAAGGGAAAGTGGTTGTCATGCGTAGGTACGAACTGAGGGCATTTCTAAATGCACTCATCACACATGAAGTCTCATTTGCACCTATCGTGCCACCTATCATCTTGGCACTTGTTAAGAATCCGATCGTTGATGAATTTGATCTCAAAAAGCTTAAGCTTAGATCCATCATGACAGCAGCTGCTCCACTTGCCCCTGAGATTCTTAATGAATTTGAGAAGAAATTTCCGGATGTTCAGGTCCAAGAGGTGAACATCCACTAGAAACTTATAATGGTCCTTCTCATGTCAACGAATTATTCAGTCCAAAATGTTGTTTTTGACAAGTTCTGTTCTGGCTTATTCAACTGCTAGGCATATGGGATGACTGAGCACAGCTGCATTACTCTTTCCCACTGCAATCAGCACATCGCTAAAAGAAATTCCGTTGGTTTTATTCTGCCTAATTTGGAGGTAAAGTTCGTTGATCCTGATACCGGTAGATCTCTCCCCAAGAACACACCAGGGGAAATATGTGTCAAAAGCCAATGTGTTATGAAGGGTAACTCACTATAACTCTTCCTTTTATACAACCTTATGTTCTAGCAGGGATTGGTAGTTATATGGAACTTAAgctcttttatgtgaaaattttCAGGTTACTACAAAAATGAATCCGAGACTAGCCTTACAATTGATACGGATGGGTGGCTCCACACCGGTGACATTGGCTACATTGATGATGACGGGGATATCTTTCTCGTTGATCGTATCAAAGAGCTTATCAAGTACAAGGGATTCCAAGTAAAAAGATCACTAAACTTACTAAGTTGAacctgtttttatttttataacttacAACTTGACTTAATTCACTAAGTTGAATCGAGAATTCTGTTTTTACCTTTGTCTGTGGACCTCTTTGCTGGTTTAACAGGTTGCACCAGCTGAATTAGAGGGGATCCTTCTCACACATCCTTCAGTGGAAGATACTGCAGTAGTTGGGTGAGTAAAATCAGTTAGCTGAGTTCagttttaaaatggaaaaactgTAACGAATAACAGATGTATATTCTATACAACTCTAGGCTACCAGATGAAGAAGCAGGAGAGATACCAGCAGCATGGGTAGTATTGAACTCAAAAGCAAAAGAAAGCCATGAGGACATCATCAGCTACGTTGCATCAACCGTTGCACAGTATAAACGAGTGAGACTGGTGCAGTTTGTGGATAGTATTCCGAAATCTCCTTCTGGTAAAATAATGAGAAGACTTATCAAGGAAAAGATGCTAGAAAGACTTAAAGAGGGAACATAGTGATGTTACAAATACAAAAAGCAGTGTACAACTTACTCCAAAAGAACAATAAAAACACAATGGTGttaatttcatattcaaatatGAGATCTAATCATAGATTGTAAAAGACATTATTGGATTTAAACCAAATTAAAGATGCTTCCTTTTTATGTTTGCATGCATGTTGTGTTTGACATAtataacatcaatatcaacaacGATACCTCAATCCCGAATTAATTTATTCAACAAACTAACTGTAAATATACATgcataaaaacaaacaaaaaaaaaagcgaTGAAGAATTGTAACATGTTTTTTATGACCATCTATACTTGCTGAATAgtaacaaaaaaggaaaaaatcaaaAGCAAGAGATACTAATGGAGCTTACAACAACTTAAAAAAGATATGCTCAATCATTTCTACTCCTAAATCATATACTTCGCATAGCGTATCCAACAGGGGTGACTGGATTTACGTGAACTCATGCTTCCACCTGAAATCAATGTATAGTagtgttatatttttaataaatatttaaacataGATGTGTGAACCCAAGTATCATATAATCCCGTGTGGTGATGAGTGGATGCACCTCTTTTAAGTGAGgctagaaatttgaattttttatttatcctgtttttatttatttttaaaattgggtAACACCACTCTAAGCGGTGGAtcaataaaagataattttggactataattttaaactttaatgGTTTTTAGTGATAAGAACCTAAATGTTAAGttgatcaaatttatattttgaattcacCTTTTCATAATAATCCATCCATCATCTCAAAATCCTGAACACGTCTTTGCTTCGCAAGCATGAAACATCACACATATAATTCAATCTCTTAGAGGTAAGACATTAGGAATGGTGCTCCTAATGtcaaaacactaggtgattcttttaatttgttttagtcTTAATGAAAAGAGTTTACGAGTACTTATTGCTGACGGAAGGTATCTTATAAAATTAATCAAGCTACGCGAAAGTGCTAAAAAGAAGGTGAAGGCATGTTGAGAAGGTAGTGAAAAGGGCAAACATGTTgcgttttttattttatttttgtaattgcAACATAATTACTTACTGCCATTTAGCTTTGTTTAGGGACTAAAATAGCATATTAGATATATTAAAGAGTAAAAGGCAATAATTTGAGGACTAAAAGCACTATTTTCCCCAACTTCTGCATAGAAAAATAGTACGATGATATGCAGGGAAAACTGAACTCCGAAACGACAACTGATTTGAGGGCTTAGGGTTCCGACCGAATCACTCTCGGATTGAGAATTCATTGGAGACTTCATTTTTTCAGGtaattaaatttgttataaAAACAATTCATATAATTAGAGTGGATAAAAGTTAGATTGTTTTTCCAGAAAAGTTGGAATGCCATAAATTTGTTTGGCCATAGTAAAACTGAGAATTTTGATGCAAATCATTGAATTGCAGACAAAAAAAGCAGCCTTAATATAGCTCATCACTGGTAGAACCCTAAAAGAGCTGAACACGCAGTCTTTTTTTGTTCACTGGGCGGGGCGAGTTTATATATTAGTTCACTGAAGTTGTGATTTCTTTTTCGACATCTTGAATAATAAAGGGTGTTGAATGATGTGTATTCACATACGCAATGTGGGTTTTCACCTTTAATGGGCTGTTCTTGTTTTTCTGGCTTAGCAGAACAGGAAATGAAAGGGACAGAGATTTTTGTTGGTGGTTTGGCCCGTACTACTACTGAAAGCAAAATTCACGAGGTTTGTTTCGGATTTATGTTACGTGATCTATTTGGTTCctcaagtttatttttttcatttttatatttttggttcAAGTTTGTTTTTTCTACATTGAGCTTTCTTTTTGTGTGGATAAAACAAGTATTATTAACTGTGTGAGCAGTTGCTGAGAGTTATAAAAAAGTGCGTAAAGGATGTTCCgaaaaacaaatatgatatcTACATTGTTAACAATttcaacttatcaacaaaatcattttaaagTTTTATGATACCAAAAACAAGGTTAGTTAAACACTTATGCATCAGTATATGACTAGGGTAAGTTTCACCATCAAAACACTTACCAGTGCTTCACTCGGCAGAGTCCACATGATTCATGTTGGGGTTGTAAACAAAATCTTGTGCGGAGTTTCTTGTCTGTTCCTACCAGCTGCATGGAGATGGTTATATCCAGAGTCCTTCACATTACTCAATGGACCCTAATTAGAATTTTTTCTTACAGAATGATCCCATAACTCCCTCGCTTCCTTAAAATGTGAAAGAGATGATTAGCATCATCGATATCCTTTTCATACATATAACACTGATCTAATGGGATAAAACAGTCTCATTCTCTTGTTGTCTTTGAGTGAGATAAACATCATATACAATGTCCAACTAAAGTATGTGACTTTGGGTGGAGCTTTACCTTGCGCAACAGTTACCCAGGCCGTTCACTGGATGCCTTCAGCAGATTATGATAGTACTAGACTACTAGTTAAGTATAGCATTGCTTTGCACGTATGTTGCGTTAATTAATAACAAATGtatatacaaagaataaattTTTGTGCGTATGTTATGATATTgagtacaatttttttaaaaaaacaataatgtaAAGCTGTGTGTATGTTGTAATATTTTAGGTTAAGTCTCCTATTGACTTGAAGGATTGAAGTTAGGCTAGATTGATTGTTCAATCAAAGGGTTAAATTCACTGAATTCTTAGGATGACTAGTTTTCTGCTGTCTTTGAGGGCTTAGTTGGGTCATTTTTTGAACAGATCATACTTCTTTTGAGGCAAGTAGTGTTTATCCCTTATTATGGTAATTGACGCAACCAATTGCGCCTTTTTGATCCTTATATCATAAATTGTTATTCTCATGAACTATATTACAAAATGGATATTATTTTAACTTCTATGTAATAATAATCAATTTTGTTCTTAAATAAACTATATGATATAGTTGTTTGTCGGCTTTATTCCTCTCTCTTGGGGTTGAATTCTTAAACGTAGTTATGCCCTTATTTAAGGTAGATCAGTTTACCTATTCACATTCTGCACTTGcgaatttatttttcttgactctattttaatctttaaaaaaCTAACAGACTCGGCCAAATGCTAGTGCTTTTGGGTTACAAAAACATAATGGTAAGGAACATATGATTAGAGCTGGACTTCTTATCGTCAATGATTTGTAACTATCT
This window of the Solanum pennellii chromosome 2, SPENNV200 genome carries:
- the LOC107009683 gene encoding 4-coumarate--CoA ligase-like 1, giving the protein METHVVECSQKQEEGEHIFRSRYPPVHVPDNVTLPEFVLHNVELYADRLAFVDATTGKGYTYGEVERDVRRFAKALRSLGLRKGRVVLVVLPNVPEYAIVALGIMAAGGVFSGANPAAHSSEIMKQVESADGKLIVSDLPTYHKVKDCGLPVIILGEERVEGTIHWDELLEAADRASSRTDHVTNQEDEIVQQSDLCALPFSSGTTGLSKGVMLTHRNLVANLCSTLFSISPEMIGQVTILGLIPFFHIYGITGICCATIRNKGKVVVMRRYELRAFLNALITHEVSFAPIVPPIILALVKNPIVDEFDLKKLKLRSIMTAAAPLAPEILNEFEKKFPDVQVQEAYGMTEHSCITLSHCNQHIAKRNSVGFILPNLEVKFVDPDTGRSLPKNTPGEICVKSQCVMKGYYKNESETSLTIDTDGWLHTGDIGYIDDDGDIFLVDRIKELIKYKGFQVAPAELEGILLTHPSVEDTAVVGLPDEEAGEIPAAWVVLNSKAKESHEDIISYVASTVAQYKRVRLVQFVDSIPKSPSGKIMRRLIKEKMLERLKEGT